Proteins co-encoded in one Thermomicrobiales bacterium genomic window:
- a CDS encoding MFS transporter produces the protein MRSDAFERRWWTLAILCVSLLVISLDNTILNVALPTLVRDLDATNSELQWIVDAYVLVFAGLLLTAGALGDRYGRRLALFTGFVIFGGGSLLAAWSGSAGNLIATRALMGVGGAFIMPATLSILVNVFPREERPKAIAIWAATVGLGVPLGPVIGGWLLEHYWWGSIFLINVPIIAVAILGAILVVPESKDPEASRLDPVGALLSIGGLASMLYAIIEAPNVGWLAGQTLGWGVAAVVLLGAFALWELRRAQPMLDLRLFRNPRFSAASIAITLVFFAMFGMLFFLTQYLQFVLGFSTLETGVRVTPVVVGIGSGVGIGTRLAAKIGTKIVVGAGLGIVALGLLNLSTVSDSSGYQTVLISILILGFGMGSAMSPATDSIMGAVPEENAGVGSAVNDTTRQVGGALGVAILGSLLASSYSSAIGPVVRALPPDAAKAASDSVGVALGVAAQIGGAQGQALAAAARSAFVDAMGTTALVASGFAVAGALVALLFLPAHERPREHVEPTRAEPARPAGSTTGE, from the coding sequence ATGCGTTCTGACGCCTTCGAGCGACGTTGGTGGACACTGGCGATCCTCTGCGTCAGCCTGCTGGTGATCTCGCTCGACAACACGATTCTCAACGTCGCGCTGCCGACGCTGGTGCGCGACCTCGACGCGACCAACTCCGAGCTGCAGTGGATCGTTGACGCCTATGTCCTGGTCTTTGCCGGCCTGCTGTTGACGGCCGGCGCGCTCGGCGACCGTTATGGCCGGCGACTGGCGCTCTTCACCGGCTTCGTGATCTTCGGTGGCGGCTCGCTGCTCGCCGCCTGGTCCGGCTCGGCCGGGAACCTGATCGCCACCCGCGCGTTGATGGGGGTCGGCGGGGCGTTCATCATGCCGGCCACGCTCTCGATCCTGGTCAACGTCTTCCCCCGTGAGGAGCGCCCGAAGGCGATCGCCATCTGGGCGGCGACGGTCGGCCTCGGCGTCCCGCTCGGCCCGGTCATCGGCGGGTGGCTGCTCGAACACTACTGGTGGGGCTCGATCTTCCTGATCAACGTCCCGATCATCGCGGTCGCGATCCTCGGCGCGATCCTGGTCGTGCCGGAGTCGAAGGATCCGGAAGCGTCGCGGCTCGACCCCGTCGGCGCGCTCCTTTCGATCGGCGGCCTGGCCTCGATGCTCTATGCGATCATCGAAGCGCCGAACGTCGGCTGGCTGGCCGGCCAGACGCTCGGCTGGGGCGTGGCCGCGGTCGTGCTGCTGGGCGCGTTCGCGTTGTGGGAGCTGCGCCGCGCACAGCCGATGCTCGACTTGCGTCTGTTCCGGAATCCGCGCTTCTCGGCAGCCAGCATCGCTATCACGCTGGTGTTCTTCGCGATGTTCGGCATGCTCTTCTTCCTGACCCAGTACCTGCAGTTCGTGCTTGGCTTCTCGACGCTCGAGACAGGTGTCCGCGTCACGCCGGTGGTAGTTGGCATCGGCAGCGGCGTCGGTATCGGAACCCGGCTGGCGGCGAAGATCGGGACGAAGATCGTCGTCGGCGCGGGGCTGGGGATCGTCGCGCTTGGGCTGCTGAACCTCTCGACCGTCAGTGACTCATCCGGCTATCAGACGGTGCTGATCTCGATCCTGATCCTCGGCTTCGGCATGGGCAGCGCGATGTCTCCGGCGACCGACTCGATCATGGGCGCGGTGCCGGAGGAGAACGCCGGGGTTGGCTCGGCGGTCAACGATACGACCCGCCAGGTCGGCGGAGCGCTGGGCGTCGCGATCCTCGGCAGCCTGCTGGCGTCGTCGTACTCCAGCGCGATCGGCCCGGTTGTGCGCGCGCTACCGCCGGATGCCGCGAAGGCGGCTAGCGACTCGGTCGGGGTTGCGCTCGGCGTGGCGGCGCAGATCGGCGGCGCCCAGGGGCAGGCGCTTGCGGCCGCCGCGCGGTCGGCCTTCGTCGACGCGATGGGCACGACCGCGCTGGTCGCGTCCGGTTTCGCCGTCGCTGGCGCGCTGGTGGCGCTCCTCTTCCTGCCTGCCCACGAGCGACCGCGCGAGCACGTTGAGCCGACCCGCGCTGAGCCGGCCCGGCCGGCCGGCTCGACAACGGGCGAGTGA
- the dcm gene encoding DNA (cytosine-5-)-methyltransferase codes for MRVAEFFAGIGLIRMALEQNGAQVLWANDIDRGKREMYAQNFGGDDFLLDDIRNVRGASLPHVDVATASFPCTDLSLAGNRRGLAGEQSGLFWEFARVLDEMQGHRPYALLIENVPSFASSHGGSDLFHAIRRLNELGYWCDLLIADARHFVPQSRPRLFIVGSRDRFPLESDWSPSAIRPPWVGRFVQRHPELNLHALDLTLPERDPGTLAGVVDRLSLDDSRWWDATRAQRFEDELSPLQRERYDAMRALGSMTWATAYRRTRNGKPAWEIRSDSISGCLRTARGGSSKQAVVEAGFGAARIRWMTGSEYARLQGAGEYRFDGISEGRVLFAFGDAVCVPVISWLTREYLVPLLSTELTDIRWKVDRMLVGV; via the coding sequence GTGCGCGTCGCGGAATTCTTCGCTGGTATCGGACTCATCCGTATGGCGCTCGAGCAAAACGGCGCTCAGGTTCTGTGGGCCAACGACATCGATCGCGGCAAGCGCGAGATGTACGCGCAGAACTTCGGCGGCGATGACTTTCTGCTGGACGACATTAGAAACGTCCGTGGCGCGTCGCTGCCGCATGTGGATGTCGCCACGGCGTCGTTTCCATGCACCGACCTTTCGCTGGCGGGCAATCGCCGTGGACTAGCGGGCGAGCAATCCGGACTATTCTGGGAGTTCGCTCGCGTGCTCGATGAGATGCAGGGACATCGCCCATACGCCCTGTTGATCGAGAACGTTCCAAGCTTTGCGTCATCGCATGGCGGGAGCGACCTGTTCCATGCCATTCGTCGCCTGAACGAGCTCGGCTACTGGTGCGACCTGCTTATCGCCGATGCTCGTCACTTTGTTCCGCAGAGTCGCCCCAGGCTATTTATCGTCGGTTCGCGGGATCGATTCCCACTAGAAAGCGATTGGTCGCCGAGCGCCATCCGACCGCCCTGGGTGGGGCGCTTCGTCCAGCGTCATCCGGAGCTGAATCTGCACGCTCTGGATTTGACACTGCCAGAGCGCGATCCCGGCACGCTGGCTGGTGTTGTCGATCGACTCTCGCTCGACGATAGTCGATGGTGGGACGCAACACGCGCGCAACGCTTCGAAGACGAGCTCTCGCCGTTACAACGCGAGCGCTATGACGCGATGCGAGCGTTGGGGTCGATGACATGGGCGACGGCATACCGGCGCACGCGCAATGGAAAGCCAGCGTGGGAGATCCGCAGCGATTCAATCAGCGGCTGTCTTCGGACCGCTCGTGGCGGGTCGAGCAAGCAGGCGGTCGTTGAGGCTGGCTTTGGCGCCGCACGAATCCGATGGATGACTGGCAGTGAGTACGCGCGGCTACAAGGCGCCGGCGAATACCGCTTCGACGGAATCTCCGAGGGGCGCGTGCTCTTCGCGTTTGGCGACGCAGTCTGTGTCCCGGTCATATCGTGGTTGACTCGCGAGTATCTCGTGCCATTGTTATCGACGGAACTGACCGATATACGTTGGAAGGTCGACAGGATGCTGGTTGGTGTCTAG
- a CDS encoding GIY-YIG nuclease family protein: protein MSRSSRRRSSELPQEVAAIRGRLDDFLNHTDADGRQPNNAKCGVYVFYDYDGEPIYVGQTTERLRTRIRRHLTNQRTDAVAMNVLDPFEVAEVEVYPFYELESPANGETNDDYKQRVKEELAAAEYTVFQKVLHESALGAVLNEADIPPRDIVLLPPAVRARIIPDDIYDLRKHPDTRLARRAMTVANLARVISERDVSIGLRRTLITQARRLERLASQRLADFHEPFPVEEPGNDTGESELP, encoded by the coding sequence GTGTCTAGATCGAGCCGTCGGCGGAGCTCCGAGCTGCCTCAGGAAGTAGCGGCAATTCGTGGGCGCCTCGATGACTTTCTCAACCACACAGACGCCGATGGGAGACAACCGAATAACGCCAAGTGCGGCGTCTATGTCTTCTACGACTACGATGGCGAACCGATCTACGTTGGGCAAACAACCGAGCGCCTGCGAACGCGAATCCGTCGGCACCTTACCAATCAGCGCACCGACGCCGTTGCGATGAACGTCCTCGATCCGTTCGAGGTTGCTGAGGTAGAGGTCTATCCATTCTATGAGCTGGAATCTCCAGCCAATGGGGAAACTAACGACGATTACAAGCAACGAGTGAAAGAAGAGCTCGCCGCTGCGGAGTACACGGTATTTCAGAAGGTCCTGCATGAGTCCGCTCTTGGCGCGGTTCTGAACGAAGCCGACATACCTCCGCGAGATATCGTTCTGCTTCCGCCGGCTGTTCGTGCCCGGATCATCCCGGACGACATCTATGATTTGCGCAAGCATCCGGATACCCGCCTGGCTCGCCGCGCGATGACGGTTGCGAACCTCGCTCGCGTCATCAGCGAACGGGATGTCTCGATTGGGTTGCGGCGAACGTTGATCACGCAGGCGCGTCGATTGGAACGGCTGGCTTCCCAGCGACTCGCTGACTTTCACGAACCGTTTCCCGTGGAAGAGCCGGGCAATGACACCGGAGAATCTGAGCTACCCTGA
- the vsr gene encoding DNA mismatch endonuclease Vsr, with product MVDPLTPADRSTLMAKVKSTGNRSTEMKAIAALDSADIGGWERHAHLPGKPDFYFPRDRLVVFIDGCFWHGCPQHVRYPQAHADYWREKIDRNRRRDNRVRRQLRADGFHVMRVWEHDLRSDTWVKRLLAMLRRIEAQTIASDDLPVCE from the coding sequence GTGGTGGATCCGTTGACACCTGCTGATCGCTCTACGTTGATGGCAAAGGTCAAGAGCACCGGCAATCGGTCGACCGAGATGAAAGCGATCGCCGCGCTCGACTCTGCAGATATTGGTGGGTGGGAGCGGCATGCCCACCTCCCGGGCAAGCCGGATTTCTACTTCCCACGGGATCGGCTTGTTGTGTTTATCGATGGCTGCTTCTGGCATGGTTGCCCGCAGCATGTCCGCTATCCCCAGGCTCACGCGGATTACTGGCGTGAGAAGATCGACCGCAACCGAAGGCGGGACAATCGCGTTCGCCGCCAACTTCGCGCCGATGGCTTTCACGTCATGCGCGTCTGGGAGCACGATCTTCGTAGCGACACCTGGGTCAAGCGGCTGCTGGCGATGCTTCGACGGATCGAGGCGCAAACCATCGCATCCGACGACCTGCCGGTTTGCGAATGA
- a CDS encoding DUF86 domain-containing protein, whose amino-acid sequence MRRDELLLRDILQAADMISEFLDGIDRSRFLNDRLIQSAVLQQLTIIGEAASRVSQTLREDYPKVPWDDARATRNFVVHQYFSIDWWIVWDTATQNIPEIRPLIAAIIEAEVGDAPT is encoded by the coding sequence ATGCGGCGTGACGAACTGCTTCTTCGGGATATCCTCCAGGCAGCCGACATGATCTCCGAATTCCTCGACGGTATCGATCGGAGCCGCTTCCTGAACGACCGATTGATTCAAAGCGCAGTCCTGCAACAACTCACCATCATCGGTGAGGCTGCCTCCCGCGTATCCCAAACGCTTCGCGAAGACTATCCAAAGGTCCCCTGGGATGACGCCCGAGCCACCAGGAACTTTGTCGTGCATCAGTATTTCTCGATCGACTGGTGGATCGTGTGGGATACCGCAACACAAAACATTCCCGAGATCCGACCGCTAATCGCGGCGATTATCGAAGCAGAGGTTGGTGACGCGCCAACATAG
- a CDS encoding FAD-binding oxidoreductase: protein MERVEVLIIGAGSIGCAIAEELAGRGQQGVLVVDRGKAGDGSSSRAAGGLRAQFPTEINVRMTLLSQPYFREMGDTIDWVESGYIYLGRNPGKPEEYQRNVAMQRALGVDVEMVDPDTLESRWPWLNAEGVIAATWCPTDAVFDQVKFMDVLVERAQAAGAEVREGVAVTGLRMDGDRVVGVETTAGSIEAGVTVLAAGAWSPPIAATVGLTLPVGMVRREIFTFERTPALPETTPFVADFDLGRYIAQNVNDLRMSGGMSVSDNPEAPVNLANGEAAQSSVSQLVPVVAGLRQTGGWAGLIESTPDGHALLGAAPGYDGLIIATGFSGHGVMHAPVTATLVAEMILDGAPSTLDIASLAPTRFAEG, encoded by the coding sequence GTGGAGCGTGTAGAGGTACTGATCATCGGGGCCGGGTCGATCGGCTGTGCGATCGCCGAGGAGTTGGCGGGGCGCGGGCAGCAGGGCGTGCTGGTGGTCGATCGCGGGAAGGCGGGGGATGGGTCGAGCAGCAGGGCGGCCGGCGGGCTGCGGGCGCAGTTTCCGACCGAGATCAACGTGCGGATGACGCTGCTCTCGCAGCCGTACTTCCGCGAGATGGGCGACACGATCGACTGGGTCGAGTCGGGCTACATCTACCTGGGCCGCAATCCCGGCAAGCCGGAGGAGTACCAGCGCAACGTCGCGATGCAGCGCGCGCTGGGCGTCGATGTCGAGATGGTCGATCCGGACACGCTGGAGTCGCGCTGGCCATGGCTGAACGCCGAGGGGGTCATCGCCGCGACCTGGTGCCCGACCGACGCGGTCTTCGACCAGGTGAAGTTCATGGACGTGCTGGTCGAGCGCGCCCAGGCGGCGGGAGCGGAGGTCCGCGAGGGGGTCGCGGTGACCGGGCTACGGATGGACGGCGACCGGGTGGTCGGGGTCGAAACGACGGCAGGGTCGATCGAGGCAGGGGTGACGGTGCTGGCGGCTGGGGCATGGTCGCCGCCGATCGCCGCAACGGTCGGGTTGACTCTGCCGGTCGGCATGGTGCGGCGGGAGATCTTCACCTTCGAGCGGACGCCGGCCCTGCCGGAGACGACGCCGTTCGTCGCCGATTTCGACCTGGGCCGCTACATCGCGCAGAACGTCAACGACCTGCGCATGTCCGGCGGCATGTCGGTCAGCGACAACCCCGAGGCGCCGGTGAACCTGGCCAACGGCGAGGCAGCGCAGAGCTCGGTGTCGCAGCTGGTGCCGGTTGTTGCCGGTCTGCGCCAGACGGGCGGCTGGGCGGGACTGATCGAGAGCACGCCGGACGGGCACGCACTGCTTGGGGCAGCGCCGGGCTACGACGGGCTCATCATCGCGACGGGCTTCTCCGGCCACGGGGTGATGCACGCGCCGGTGACCGCCACCCTCGTCGCCGAGATGATCCTCGACGGCGCGCCGAGCACGCTCGACATCGCGTCGCTTGCCCCGACGCGTTTTGCCGAGGGCTAG
- a CDS encoding TRIC cation channel family protein, giving the protein MNVALALDLIGTLVFALSGALVGVRRDLDLFGIAVLSVAAGLGGGIVRDLLLGIAPPAALTNSAYLPVALAAAGLGFLFHPGIAKLSASVRLLDAVGLGFFAIAGTLKSLDHGQGAIVAVLLGVLTGVGGGVIRDVLVAEVPVVLRQEIYALAALVGGAVFVALQNGDVSKAVAVPASVALIVGLRVLAIQRNWQAPRPRR; this is encoded by the coding sequence ATGAACGTCGCGCTGGCGCTCGATCTGATTGGGACGCTGGTCTTCGCGCTCTCGGGCGCGCTGGTCGGCGTGCGCCGCGATCTCGATCTGTTCGGCATCGCGGTGCTGTCGGTCGCGGCCGGGCTGGGCGGTGGCATCGTCCGCGACCTGCTGCTGGGCATCGCGCCGCCGGCCGCGCTGACGAATTCGGCCTACCTGCCGGTGGCGCTGGCGGCGGCCGGGCTGGGATTCCTCTTCCACCCCGGCATCGCGAAGCTCAGCGCCAGCGTCCGGCTACTGGATGCGGTCGGGCTGGGCTTCTTCGCCATCGCCGGCACGCTGAAGTCGCTCGATCACGGCCAGGGCGCGATCGTCGCGGTGCTGCTGGGCGTCCTCACTGGCGTCGGCGGCGGAGTCATCCGCGACGTTCTGGTCGCCGAGGTGCCGGTCGTCCTGCGCCAGGAGATCTACGCGCTGGCGGCGCTAGTCGGCGGCGCGGTCTTCGTCGCGCTGCAGAACGGAGACGTCAGCAAAGCAGTCGCCGTGCCGGCCAGCGTTGCGCTGATCGTCGGGCTGCGCGTCCTGGCGATCCAGCGCAACTGGCAGGCGCCACGGCCACGACGCTAG
- the lysX gene encoding lysine biosynthesis protein LysX: MTASPSIALTYGPLRVEERLLFAELDRRGVRYDAIDDRALTFHLADPDAWPYDAVLARGVGQQRTFHVATMLEAAGIPVVNSPAILELCNDKLRTSAALARAGVPQPELRVAFSPDSALRAIEELGYPAVLKPAIGSWGRLLARVNDRDAAEALLEHKQVLGGFHHQTFYIQEHIAKPDRDIRAFVIGDETICAIYRSSTHWITNTARGGQASNCPVTPAIADLCRRVSDAVGGGILAVDLFEDATRGLLVNEVNATMEFRNSIDTTGVDIPARIIDYLLSVAAAGGLRGVAA, from the coding sequence ATGACCGCCAGCCCCAGTATCGCCCTGACCTATGGCCCGCTCCGCGTTGAGGAGCGCCTGCTCTTCGCCGAGCTCGACCGCCGCGGCGTCCGCTACGACGCCATCGACGACCGCGCCCTGACTTTCCACCTCGCCGACCCCGACGCCTGGCCGTATGACGCCGTCCTCGCCCGCGGCGTCGGCCAGCAGCGCACCTTCCACGTCGCGACCATGCTCGAAGCGGCCGGCATCCCCGTCGTCAACTCGCCGGCCATCCTGGAGCTGTGCAACGACAAGCTGCGCACCTCGGCGGCGCTGGCCCGCGCCGGCGTCCCCCAGCCGGAGCTACGCGTCGCCTTCTCGCCGGACTCGGCCCTGCGGGCGATCGAGGAGCTTGGCTACCCGGCCGTCCTCAAGCCAGCCATCGGCTCGTGGGGCCGGCTGCTGGCGCGGGTGAACGACCGCGACGCCGCCGAGGCGCTGCTGGAGCACAAGCAGGTGCTGGGCGGCTTCCACCACCAGACCTTCTACATCCAGGAGCACATCGCCAAGCCCGACCGCGACATCCGCGCCTTCGTCATCGGTGACGAGACGATCTGCGCCATCTATCGCTCCAGCACGCATTGGATCACCAACACTGCCCGCGGCGGCCAGGCCAGCAACTGCCCCGTGACCCCCGCCATCGCCGACCTCTGCCGCCGCGTGTCCGACGCCGTCGGCGGCGGCATCCTCGCCGTCGACCTTTTCGAGGACGCCACCCGCGGCCTGCTGGTCAACGAAGTCAACGCCACCATGGAGTTCCGCAACTCGATCGACACCACCGGCGTCGACATCCCCGCCCGAATCATCGACTACCTGCTGTCCGTCGCGGCGGCTGGCGGGTTGCGGGGAGTGGCGGCGTGA
- a CDS encoding TIGR01458 family HAD-type hydrolase yields the protein MADQAIQGVLFDVDGVLHVDGVAIPGAVEALADLRARGVPFRLLTNTTVRSRWALGALLRDLGFDVADDDVITAGGATAEYVRRNFPGQPVFLLGSGDVAAEFEGVELTDGPGAGVVVIGDAAENFDYQTMNHAFRLLLGGAKLVAMHRDPWWMTSAGPTIDAGAFIRGLEFASGTRSRLVGKPAMPFFRAGFRALGLPPAVTAMVGDSIAHDLVPAMRMGATGVLVRTGKFLDIDLQYGTPDISLASVAELGELWE from the coding sequence ATGGCCGATCAGGCGATTCAGGGTGTGCTGTTCGACGTCGATGGCGTGCTGCACGTCGATGGCGTTGCCATCCCCGGCGCGGTCGAAGCGCTGGCGGATCTGCGCGCGCGTGGCGTCCCGTTTCGACTGCTGACCAACACGACCGTCCGCTCGCGCTGGGCGCTCGGCGCGCTGCTGCGTGACCTCGGCTTCGACGTCGCGGATGACGATGTCATCACGGCCGGCGGCGCGACGGCGGAATATGTCCGGCGCAACTTCCCCGGTCAGCCGGTCTTCCTGCTTGGCTCCGGCGACGTCGCTGCCGAGTTCGAGGGCGTCGAGCTGACCGACGGGCCAGGGGCCGGCGTCGTCGTGATCGGCGACGCCGCCGAGAACTTCGATTACCAGACGATGAACCACGCCTTCCGGCTGCTGCTCGGCGGCGCGAAGCTGGTCGCGATGCACCGCGACCCGTGGTGGATGACTTCGGCTGGCCCGACCATCGACGCCGGCGCATTCATCCGCGGGCTGGAGTTCGCCAGCGGCACGCGCTCGCGGCTGGTCGGCAAGCCCGCGATGCCGTTCTTCCGGGCCGGTTTCCGGGCGCTCGGTCTGCCGCCGGCCGTGACTGCGATGGTCGGCGACTCGATCGCCCACGACCTCGTCCCGGCCATGCGGATGGGCGCGACCGGCGTCCTCGTCCGCACCGGCAAGTTCCTCGATATCGACCTGCAATACGGCACGCCGGATATCTCGCTGGCCTCGGTCGCGGAGTTGGGGGAGCTGTGGGAGTAG
- a CDS encoding cysteine synthase family protein produces MEHWDIDISDALLSGTGVVIHERPAGPAQQVDDLTRLIGNTPLIRLRSLEPAQGIEVYGKAEWQNPGGSVKDRAALAMIESGERSGQLTRDRTIVDATSGNTGIAYAMIGAARGYRVVLCLPRSASEERKKILRAYGAELIFTDPAEGSDGAIRAVRALYAANPERYFYPDQYNNPENTRAHERTTAPEIWRQTEGQITHFVAGLGTSGTFVGTGRRLKQYNPAIQLVAVQPDSPFNGLEGLKHMATAIVPGIYDPALADINAEVRTEDAYRMVRWIARSEGILIGISGGAALVEAERIALRARDETGRTVIVAILPDSGTRYLSDRFWDEEG; encoded by the coding sequence ATGGAACATTGGGATATTGACATAAGCGACGCGCTGCTTTCCGGCACGGGGGTCGTAATCCACGAACGCCCGGCCGGCCCAGCGCAGCAGGTGGACGACCTGACCCGTCTGATCGGCAACACGCCGCTGATCCGGCTGCGCTCGCTCGAGCCAGCACAGGGGATCGAGGTCTACGGCAAGGCGGAGTGGCAGAATCCGGGCGGGTCGGTCAAGGATCGCGCGGCGCTGGCGATGATCGAGTCTGGCGAGCGCAGCGGCCAGCTGACGCGCGACAGGACGATCGTCGACGCGACCAGCGGCAACACCGGCATCGCCTACGCGATGATCGGCGCGGCGCGTGGCTACCGCGTCGTCCTCTGCCTGCCTCGGAGCGCCAGCGAGGAGCGCAAGAAGATCCTGCGCGCCTACGGGGCCGAGCTGATCTTCACCGACCCGGCCGAGGGCTCCGACGGCGCGATCCGCGCGGTCCGCGCGCTCTACGCCGCCAACCCCGAGCGCTACTTTTATCCCGACCAGTACAACAACCCGGAGAACACCCGCGCCCACGAGCGCACGACCGCGCCGGAGATCTGGCGGCAAACGGAGGGGCAGATCACGCACTTCGTCGCCGGCCTGGGGACGAGCGGCACGTTCGTCGGCACGGGCAGGAGGCTCAAGCAGTACAACCCGGCGATCCAGCTCGTCGCCGTCCAGCCGGACTCGCCGTTCAACGGTCTGGAGGGGCTCAAGCACATGGCGACGGCGATCGTGCCGGGCATCTACGACCCGGCGCTGGCCGACATCAACGCCGAGGTCCGCACCGAGGACGCCTACCGGATGGTGCGCTGGATCGCCCGCAGCGAGGGCATTCTGATCGGCATCTCCGGAGGCGCGGCGCTGGTCGAGGCGGAGCGGATCGCGCTGCGGGCGAGGGACGAGACGGGACGGACGGTCATCGTCGCGATCCTGCCGGATAGCGGGACGCGGTATCTCAGCGACCGGTTCTGGGACGAGGAGGGCTGA
- a CDS encoding nucleotidyltransferase family protein yields the protein MAAIDRATIVSRDRLGEICRRYDVTELRVFGSALSDAFRAESDIDVLVEFAPDARIGFFELARLQRELSALFGREIDIVSKRGLNPTIRRDVLNSSMTLYAA from the coding sequence ATGGCAGCGATTGATCGAGCTACCATCGTCTCGCGAGACAGGCTGGGGGAAATTTGCCGGCGTTACGATGTGACTGAGCTCCGCGTATTCGGCTCGGCACTGAGCGATGCGTTCCGCGCCGAAAGTGATATCGATGTGCTCGTCGAGTTCGCTCCGGACGCCCGTATCGGATTCTTCGAGCTTGCGCGGCTCCAGCGCGAACTATCGGCGCTCTTCGGCCGCGAGATCGATATTGTCTCAAAACGCGGTCTCAATCCAACGATCCGTCGGGACGTGCTCAACTCGTCGATGACACTCTATGCGGCGTGA
- a CDS encoding DinB family protein, with translation MDAITSLRGQFGRGHEIIETAVAGLSPEQLHYRGEGSTIQSIAAIYSHTVLGEDGLLNGMARGQASLYDSGGWAAKTGIDGSKAGQLSDQTSDALREVDFAALREYAQTVYAETDAWLATLSESDLDRSIHISWMNTDMPLGQFIGSVVAWHTIHHGGEIAALTGVQGGHGLAF, from the coding sequence TTGGACGCTATCACGAGTCTTCGGGGGCAGTTCGGACGTGGACACGAGATCATCGAAACGGCTGTCGCCGGCCTGTCGCCCGAACAGCTTCACTACCGCGGAGAGGGATCGACGATCCAGTCGATCGCCGCGATCTACTCCCATACCGTTCTTGGCGAGGATGGCCTGCTCAACGGGATGGCTCGCGGGCAGGCGTCTCTGTACGACTCCGGGGGCTGGGCCGCGAAGACCGGTATCGACGGCAGCAAGGCCGGCCAACTCTCGGATCAGACCAGCGACGCGCTCCGCGAGGTCGACTTCGCGGCTCTGCGCGAATATGCCCAGACGGTGTACGCGGAGACCGACGCCTGGCTGGCGACACTGTCCGAGTCCGATCTCGACCGATCGATCCACATCTCCTGGATGAACACCGATATGCCGCTCGGCCAGTTCATCGGCTCGGTCGTCGCCTGGCATACCATCCACCACGGCGGCGAGATCGCCGCACTCACTGGCGTCCAGGGCGGGCACGGCCTGGCGTTCTAG
- a CDS encoding M67 family metallopeptidase, giving the protein MPNHRPPSQLALPQELASAIAVHGEQTYPDECCGVLLGCDGEGQRVIERLLPIDNQWDAGERRRRFLITPEDMLRAEREARRQGLNILGFYHSHPDAPARPSEFDREHAWPWYTYLIASVRDGKFDDMTGWQLRDDRAGYDTVGVRDGG; this is encoded by the coding sequence ATGCCGAACCATCGTCCCCCGTCCCAGCTCGCGCTTCCGCAGGAGCTGGCGTCCGCCATCGCGGTCCACGGCGAGCAGACCTACCCGGACGAATGCTGCGGCGTGCTGCTGGGGTGCGACGGCGAGGGCCAGCGGGTGATCGAGCGGCTGCTGCCGATCGACAACCAGTGGGACGCGGGCGAGCGGCGGCGGCGGTTCCTGATCACACCAGAGGATATGCTACGAGCCGAACGTGAAGCGCGCCGGCAGGGGCTGAACATCCTCGGCTTCTACCACTCGCACCCCGACGCGCCGGCTCGCCCATCCGAGTTCGACCGCGAGCACGCCTGGCCCTGGTACACCTATCTCATCGCCAGCGTCCGCGACGGCAAATTCGACGACATGACCGGCTGGCAGCTCCGGGACGACCGGGCGGGGTATGACACGGTAGGGGTGAGGGATGGGGGATGA